One window of the Eriocheir sinensis breed Jianghai 21 chromosome 59, ASM2467909v1, whole genome shotgun sequence genome contains the following:
- the LOC126985498 gene encoding uncharacterized protein LOC126985498 — translation MSLREALKVVVVVVVMVSVREGAEGLPGKYKTFPELRGKWLPPSAAVATVKATCDGCMEKCVKHRQCNAFACSQLEGTCVMYAKGKDMAVVRVDSYTLYVQARDEEDGYVLWGTHYIILERKRLTPKQALIACDTKYFGTLPIITDDDMNQFLSNLMQMPPVFEATIGITDEAKEGHWTYFNGRDVGYTNWSWKGVWNLKDRNCAAMTIDGTWIMTDCWQPNYYFCQIPLY, via the exons ATGAGTCTGAGGGAGGcactgaaggtggtggtggtggtggtggtgatggtttcgGTGCGCGAGGGGGCTGAGGGCCTACCCGGCAAATATAAAACCTTCCCGGAGCTGAGGGGGAAGTGGCTGCCCCCCAGCGCCGCCGTGGCCACCGTCAAGGCCACCTGCGACGGGTGCATGGAGAaatgtgtgaag CACAGGCAATGCAACGCCTTCGCCTGCTCCCAGCTGGAAGGAACGTGTGTCATGTACGCCAAGGGGAAGGACATGGCGGTGGTGAGGGTAGACAGCTACACCCTCTATGTGCAGGCGAGGG ATGAGGAGGACGGTTACGTCCTCTGGGGGACACACTACATCATACTGGAACGGAAGAGACTGACACCCAAGCAGGCACTGATCGCCTGTGACACCAAATACTTCGGCACCCTGCCCATCATTACA GATGACGATATGAACCAGTTCCTGTCAAACTTGATGCAAATGCCCCCAGTGTTTGAGGCAACCATTGGGATAACAGACGAGGCCAAGGAGGGACACTGGACGTActtcaatg GGCGGGACGTCGGGTACACCAACTGGAGCTGGAAAGGCGTATGGAATCTTAAGGACCGTAACTGTGCAGCCATGACCATTGACGGCACTTGGATCATGACAGACTGCTGGCAACCCAATTACTACTTCTGCCAGATACCCCTGTActaa